In one window of Fulvia fulva chromosome 5, complete sequence DNA:
- a CDS encoding Purine nucleoside permease, with amino-acid sequence MFEGEAEAWYNIPDFNIFDQNITVLGFSPIFPQAHCTNNGEICQMTTGEGEINAAVSITALWASNAFNLTSTYFIVAGVGGINPHIATTGSVTFARYAVQFDLQYEFSHKQVPENATSGYYPQAANYPDEFHPRDYPGEIYGTEAFELNDSLKKRAVHLARKATLNDTEAAQSYRKTYPYAPANQTPTVVECDTGTSNNYWSGSILGDAFSAYTKLLTNGSGLYCNTQQEDNAILESLMRGDLAAKLDFNRIIIMRTASDFDRAPPDETEVFHLLHAKQEGYVPSIQNLYLAGVEIVRDVLGSWEEVYRQGVKAENYVGDLWNSLGSEVEPDVGTPAIWIN; translated from the coding sequence ATGTTCGAAGGCGAAGCAGAAGCCTGGTACAACATCCCAGACTTCAACATCTTCGATCAAAACATCACGGTGCTCGGCTTCTCGCCCATCTTCCCCCAAGCACACTGCACAAACAACGGCGAAATCTGCCAAATGACAACTGGCGAAGGCGAGATCAACGCAGCAGTGTCCATAACAGCTCTCTGGGCTTCTAATGCCTTCAACCTCACCTCGACCTACTTCATCGTAGCTGGCGTCGGCGGCATAAACCCTCACATTGCCACCACAGGCTCTGTGACTTTCGCCCGCTACGCAGTCCAGTTCGATCTTCAATACGAGTTCTCTCACAAACAGGTGCCCGAGAACGCCACGTCAGGTTATTACCCTCAAGCTGCAAACTACCCAGACGAGTTCCATCCTAGAGACTACCCTGGCGAAATCTACGGCACAGAAGCCTTCGAGTTGAATGACAGTCTCAAGAAACGAGCGGTTCATCTAGCCCGCAAAGCTACTCTCAACGATACGGAAGCTGCTCAATCGTATCGCAAAACGTACCCCTACGCCCCAGCGAACCAAACCCCCACTGTTGTTGAATGCGACACGGGAACGAGCAACAACTACTGGTCCGGTAGCATCTTAGGCGATGCCTTCAGCGCTTATACTAAACTTCTCACGAACGGCTCCGGTCTCTACTGCAATACCCAACAGGAAGACAACGCCATCCTCGAGTCGCTGATGCGCGGCGATCTAGCTGCTAAACTCGACTTCAACCGCATCATTATCATGAGGACTGCTTCAGACTTCGATCGTGCACCTCCAGATGAGACCGAAGTGTTCCATCTCTTGCATGCCAAGCAGGAAGGGTATGTGCCTAGTATCCAAAACCTCTACCTGGCTGGAGTCGAGATCGTGAGGGATGTCCTTGGCAGCTGGGAGGAAGTCTACCGGCAGGGCGTGAAGGCTGAGAATTATGTTGGAGATTTGTGGAATAGTCTGGGGAGTGAGGTGGAGCCTGATGTTGGGACGCCTGCAATTTGGATTAATTGA
- a CDS encoding putative efflux pump gsfJ: protein MTQTSTVHSFSHSFAYNTFFNNTMTAAEKAETETVSFDTPSEKSDNAKSQESSIRPEDPSKPQNDLVPADTYSSGLTMWLSLLGVATAYFIVPLDVSIVATAIPKITDQFQSIQDVAWYGSAFMMALGGFQSAWGKAYKYLPIKPTYLASVFIFEIGSLLCAVAPSSMAFVIGRAIAGVGAAGIACGTMTIIAVITPPQKRPFLTSLMGAVYGISSVVGPLLGGAITEGLSWRWCFYINLPFGAVAAGITLLVLTIPSTIKPPTTTLSEKLIQFDVLGTLLAMAMAITLVLALQCGGTSHPWSSPTVIGLLVGFILIIATFVLWELYQGDRAAVPQRLLGRRYMWVNSIFTALFAGSFNIGLYWIPIYFQSVSGDTPMWSGIKNISTTFSVAVTIVVSGLIASKTGIAAPLMPLGATVATVGVGLLYMLDIGTGPGAWIGFQIVAGMGWGSAFQIPMIVAQGTSDTSDISSVTAIILFFQTFGGSFTLAAAQAAFSNQLIKTLPRTAPDVAPDMVIATGATELRHVFAPSQVTGILEAYVVGLQAVWAVAVGITGLAVLFSLCSRWQRLDLQVGKTSTAA, encoded by the exons ATGACTCAGACCTCCACAGTACACTCATTCTCACATTCTTTTGCTTACAATACTTTCTTCAACAATACCATGACGGCGGCTGAAAAGGCCGAGACTGAGACCGTCAGCTTCGACACCCCCAGCGAGAAGTCCGACAATGCCAAGAGCCAGGAGAGTTCCATACGGCCAGAAGATCCATCAAAACCACAAAATGACCTCGTCCCCGCAGACACATACTCAAGCGGTCTAACAATGTGGCTCAGTCTGCTAGGCGTAGCGACAGCATACTTCATCGTGCCCCTAGACGTGAGTATTGTTGCCACCGCCATCCCGAAGATCACAGACCAGTTTCAAAGCATCCAAGACGTCGCCTGGTACGGATCCGCTTTCATGATGGCTCTTGGAGGCTTCCAAAGTGCTTGGGGTAAAGCCTACAAGTATCTGCCAATCAAGCCGACCTACCTGGCCTCGGTCTTCATCTTCGAGATTGGAAGTCTGTTGTGTGCGGTTGCTCCGTCGTCGATGGCGTTTGTTATAGGGCGCGCTATTGCTGGAGTTGGGGCGGCGGGGATTGCGTGTGGGACTATGACTATTA TCGCTGTCATCACGCCTCCTCAGAAACGACCGTTTCTTACATCTTTAATGGGTGCGGTATACGGAATCTCCTCCGTCGTCGGTCCTCTCCTAGGCGGTGCTATCACCGAAGGTCTATCCTGGAGATGGT GCTTCTACATCAATCTTCCCTTCGGCGCCGTTGCAGCCGGCATCACCCTCTTAGTCCTGACGATCCCCTCCACCATCAAGCCACCCACCACAACCCTGTCCGAAAAACTCATCCAGTTCGATGTCCTAGGAACACTCCTCGCCATGGCCATGGCCATAACGCTAGTCCTCGCCCTCCAATGCGGCGGAACCTCCCACCCCTGGTCGTCCCCCACCGTCATCGGTCTCCTCGTTGGCTTCATCCTCATCATAGCCACCTTCGTCCTCTGGGAACTCTACCAAGGCGACCGCGCAGCCGTACCGCAACGTCTGCTGGGTAGAAGGTACATGTGGGTCAACTCAATCTTCACAGCCCTGTTCGCCGGCTCCTTCAACATTGGACTCTACTGGATCCCGATCTATTTCCAGAGCGTTAGTGGTGATACGCCAATGTGGAGTGGGATCAAGAATATCTCGACGACTTTCTCGGTCGCGGTCACGATTGTTGTATCTGGCCTGATCGCTTCGAAGACCGGAATCGCGGCGCCTTTGATGCCACTGGGTGCGACGGTGGCGACGGTGGGTGTGGGGTTGTTGTACATGCTGGATATCGGCACTGGACCGGGCGCGTGGATTGG ATTCCAGATTGTTGCCGGTATGGGTTGGGGTTCGGCCTTCCAGATCCCTATGATTGTCGCGCAAGGCACTTCGGACACGAGCGATATCTCATCCGTCACTGCCATCATCCTTT TCTTCCAGACCTTTGGCGGCTCCTTCACGCTTGCAGCTGCACAAGCAGCTTTCTCAAACCAGTTGATCAAGACTCTCCCCAGAACAGCGCCGGATGTGGCTCCAGATATGGTCATTGCGACTGGTGCCACGGAGCTAAGGCACGTCTTCGCTCCAAGCCAGGTCACAGGCATCCTCGAGGCCTACGTGGTGGGGCTTCAGGCGGTATGGGCGGTGGCGGTAGGGATCACAGGGTTGGCAGTCCTCTTTAGTCTTTGTAGTCGATGGCAGCGTCTTGATCTTCAAGTGGGCAAAACATCGACGGCCGCTTAA
- a CDS encoding Vegetative incompatibility protein HET-E-1 — protein sequence MRLINTSTLELQEFFEEDVKPYAILSHRWTKDEFTCKDFIKGRRKQSQGHHKVVEFCSFARGRGHAWAWVDTVCIDKRSSAELSEAINSMFAWYANADECYAYLADVSASAVNGDQDKLMKALVDSEWFDRGWTLQELLAPRQLIFVTRGWKILGRKRRPGPKESQGPLTQAYLHAEDIQWEVSRKTGIPAEVLRDPSMITTFSVAQRMSWAAGRRSTRTEDNAYCMLGLFGVNMSLLYGEGKRAFTRL from the coding sequence ATGCGGCTTATCAACACCAGCACGCTTGAGCTTCAAGAGTTCTTCGAAGAAGATGTCAAGCCATACGCGATACTGAGTCACCGTTGGACGAAAGATGAATTCACATGCAAGGACTTTATCAAAGGCCGCAGGAAACAAAGCCAAGGACATCACAAAGTAGTCGAATTCTGCAGTTTTGCGCGCGGTCGTGGTCATGCCTGGGCCTGGGTGGACACAGTTTGCATCGACAAGCGCAGTAGTGCAGAGCTCTCCGAAGCCATCAATTCGATGTTCGCATGGTACGCGAACGCCGATGAATGCTACGCGTACCTGGCCGATGTGAGCGCATCAGCCGTGAACGGCGACCAGGACAAGCTCATGAAAGCTCTGGTCGATTCCGAATGGTTTGACAGAGGCTGGACTCTGCAGGAACTCCTCGCTCCGAGACAGCTCATCTTCGTCACCAGAGGTTGGAAGATTCTTGGACGCAAGCGCAGACCTGGACCCAAGGAAAGCCAAGGTCCGCTCACTCAGGCATATCTTCACGCCGAGGACATCCAGTGGGAAGTCAGTCGGAAGACTGGTATACCAGCTGAAGTGCTTCGCGATCCCAGTATGATCACAACATTTTCTGTCGCTCAGAGAATGAGCTGGGCCGCTGGTAGACGATCCACTAGAACGGAAGACAATGCGTACTGCATGCTCGGTCTCTTCGGCGTCAACATGTCGCTTCTATACGGAGAAGGCAAGCGCGCATTTACCAGACTCTAA
- a CDS encoding Serine/threonine-protein kinase PRR1 — MSAAPRAQPEATPTPTPTQSHQQRAAAELHGLTGLGSAAVLPPLDTATAATLTHRSTHHASPANAGLSLKTDLHSAATRPTETPTIMYESSAAEPTISPTLPTMGSSLRSNLSTSSLTSSLSPGSASALPSPYLAAMSDLTPLPSPLVGSDAPLVWRKRSVKTPNRSRDNSLHDPSQASNSGLPISPDSPSRRKKYGSLMQEAAIANASREAGGQEVAKSSAHTRNRSVSDFKPEQLHNVRQRHVTFGSGDAPNIEGTEYHMQREAYLAAQRGIAETHLDGTKQLPTPPPSNSSMHELEQAEEEQPYLEDGTASELLEIHCGINNKRRKFRQLRQLGQGTFSTVMLATREKIPAHPTPEIEDHLDPHKLVAVKIVLHGPAGGANRERIETSLKREVEMLKSVSHPSLIHLKACEYQERRSLLILTYCPGGDLFEFASQKRDLLTSNLIQRMFAELVSATRYLHTNWIVHRDIKLENVLVNLSEPALRSLDNPLTHPTPLVTLTDLGLSRKLPDPPDPPLLSTRCGSEDYAAPEILLGQQYDGRLTDGWALGVLLYALMEGRLPFDAPPGKPDRSRNTHRIARCDWIWCRFGDEDGEWDETRPGSDEFAGAQPAVEALLKKVRMGRKSLDDVAQLPWVQEGIQVPGGLRMREEDDDSDLL, encoded by the coding sequence ATGAGTGCGGCTCCTCGCGCCCAGCCTGAGGCTACCCCTACCCCTACCCCTACGCAGTCCCACCAGCAACGCGCCGCAGCTGAGCTCCACGGTCTCACGGGTCTCGGCTCCGCCGCTGTCCTACCACCGCTCGACACTGCCACCGCTGCCACACTCACTCACCGGAGCACGCACCACGCGTCTCCAGCTAACGCAGGTCTATCGCTGAAGACGGATCTGCACTCTGCAGCGACGCGACCTACCGAGACCCCCACCATCATGTACGAGTCCTCAGCTGCTGAGCCTACCATCAGCCCTACCCTACCGACCATGGGCTCTTCTTTGCGCTCGAACTTGTCAACCTCTAGCCTGACATCCTCTCTTTCCCCAGGATCAGCATCCGCGTTACCCTCGCCGTACCTTGCAGCCATGAGCGACCTGACCCCTCTGCCTTCACCTCTTGTTGGGTCCGATGCGCCTTTAGTCTGGCGAAAACGATCTGTGAAAACGCCAAATCGATCGAGAGACAACTCGTTACATGACCCTTCCCAGGCGAGCAACTCGGGCCTGCCAATCTCACCGGATTCCCCTTCCAGAAGGAAGAAATATGGCAGTCTCATGCAAGAAGCGGCCATCGCGAACGCTTCTCGAGAGGCAGGCGGTCAAGAGGTTGCGAAATCGAGTGCACACACAAGAAACCGGAGCGTATCAGACTTCAAGCCAGAGCAGCTACACAACGTTCGGCAACGCCATGTCACGTTTGGCTCCGGCGATGCGCCAAACATAGAGGGTACAGAGTATCACATGCAGCGGGAAGCATATCTGGCAGCACAGAGAGGTATAGCAGAAACGCATTTGGACGGCACGAAACAGCTTCCCACACCTCCGCCTAGTAATTCGAGTATGCATGAGCTGGAGCAAGCCGAAGAGGAGCAGCCATATCTGGAGGATGGAACTGCTTCGGAGCTCCTCGAGATACACTGCGGCATAAATAACAAGCGACGCAAGTTCAGACAGTTACGGCAGCTGGGACAAGGAACATTCTCTACAGTCATGCTGGCAACACGCGAGAAGATCCCTGCACACCCCACACCAGAGATCGAAGACCATCTGGACCCTCACAAACTGGTCGCTGTCAAGATCGTATTGCACGGACCTGCGGGAGGTGCCAACCGAGAACGCATCGAAACGAGCCTGAAACGTGAAGTGGAAATGCTGAAGAGTGTGTCACATCCGTCACTGATCCACCTCAAAGCATGCGAGTACCAGGAGAGGAGATCATTATTGATCTTGACATATTGTCCAGGAGGCGATCTGTTTGAGTTTGCCAGTCAGAAGCGAGACCTGTTGACATCGAACCTGATACAAAGAATGTTCGCAGAGTTGGTCAGTGCCACCAGGTATCTCCACACCAACTGGATCGTGCACCGAGACATCAAGCTCGAAAATGTTCTGGTCAATTTGTCGGAACCCGCGCTGCGGTCCTTGGACAACCCACTTACGCATCCAACACCACTCGTCACCCTTACCGATCTGGGACTTAGCCGGAAACTGCCAGACCCGCCTGACCCTCCTTTACTGTCGACTCGATGTGGAAGCGAAGACTATGCCGCTCCTGAGATTCTCCTGGGTCAACAGTATGATGGCCGTCTGACCGACGGCTGGGCGCTAGGAGTATTACTATACGCTTTGATGGAAGGGCGCCTACCGTTTGATGCACCTCCTGGCAAGCCGGATCGCAGTCGGAACACTCATCGTATAGCACGTTGCGACTGGATTTGGTGCCGGTTTGGGGACGAAGATGGCGAGTGGGATGAGACTCGTCCTGGCAGCGACGAGTTTGCTGGTGCTCAACCTGCCGTGGAGGCACTTCTCAAGAAGGTGCGCATGGGCAGGAAGTCATTGGACGATGTCGCACAGCTGCCTTGGGTGCAAGAGGGGATTCAGGTGCCAGGAGGTCTTCGGATGCGGGAGGAGGATGATGACAGCGACTTGCTGTGA
- a CDS encoding Bromodomain-containing factor 1: MRKSDASLAKPGAEHRRIRSRQGICCKRYQSGKWKGVLVSFFEDTLIIKVNQRWDRQFLSSCRLKVTLDATHQTRTRISAVAEGNPPTTKFTSSQTYLLRLHHHQTMDVAQDAFGTFRQQFIAATTQKHIAAREALKRGCAEQMAQLIREQKDEIEELHDDDPLTLTAKYVKLSKPAAAPIPEGQERTTDEVFDPDEDEVEIEETETRSADQEPRATATASSKKRTRAFDASSGPAFKRRSQSVISIASDDTASTSHHPLASPPASIASVASTRPQRARKPPPPREINYSKPEKVAPAPKAQSPAKQAEPEEPTSLDMPFCQHILQLISQARAAKLFLHPVDTAKYPTYYNTISQPMDLSTMAHKLENGQYKTAEEFKADFDLMIRNCLKFNPSGEVARDFGIVSTFSLDARMLDRHFAAEWNWRPEWEREVRRSGGAKK; this comes from the exons ATGAGAAAGAGCGATGCATCATTAGCGAAACCAGGCGCAGAGCATAGGAGGATTCGGAGTCGACAAGGAATTTGTTGTAAGAGATACCAGTCTGGGAAATGGAAGGGTGTGCTGGTGAGCTTTTTCGAGGACACTCTTATTATCAAAGTGAATCAGCGATGGGACAGGCAATTTCTGAGCTCATGTAGGCTGAAAGTGACACTTGACGCCACCCATCAGACACGAACAAGGATCTCGGCGGTTGCCGAAGGAAATCCACCAACAACAAAGTTCACGTCAAGCCAAACATACCTTCTCCGGCTGCATCATCACCAAACAATGGACGTTGCACAGGACGCCTTTGGCACCTTCCGTCAGCAATTCATCGCGGCCACAACGCAGAAGCACATTGCCGCGAGGGAGGCGCTGAAGAGAGGATGTGCAGAGCAAATGGCACAATTGATCAGGGAGCAGAAAGACGAAATCGAAGAGCTTCATGACGATGATCCGCTGACCTTGACTGCGAAGTACGTGAAGTTGTCCAAGCCCGCTGCTGCACCCATTCCAGAGGGACAGGAACGCACTACGGACGAGGTCTTCGACCCCGATGAAGACGAAGTCGAAATCGAGGAGACAGAGACGCGAAGTGCAGACCAGGAGCCACGCGCCACCGCAACAGCATCCTCGAAGAAGCGCACTCGCGCCTTCGACGCATCCTCTGGACCAGCTTTCAAGCGCCGCTCACAGAGTGTCATCAGCATCGCTAGCGACGATACTGCCAGCACTTCCCACCACCCACTCGCCTCCCCACCAGCCTCCATCGCTTCTGTAGCCAGCACCCGCCCTCAACGCGCCCGCAAGCCACCTCCACCTCGCGAGATCAACTACAGCAAGCCCGAGAAAGTGGCCCCAGCC CCCAAAGCCCAATCACCCGCCAAACAAGCAGAGCCCGAAGAGCCCACCTCCCTCGACATGCCCTTCTGCCAGCACATCCTGCAGCTAATCAGCCAAGCCCGCGCCGCCAAACTCTTCCTCCACCCCGTCGACACAGCAAAATACCCAACCTACTACAACACCATCTCCCAACCCATGGACCTCTCAACCATGGCCCACAAGCTCGAGAATGGACAGTACAAGACTGCGGAGGAGTTCAAAGCGGATTTCGACTTGATGATTAGAAATTGTCTAAAGTTCAATCCGAGTGGGGAGGTGGCGAGAGATTTTGGAATTGTGAGTACATTCTCCTTGGACGCGAGG ATGCTGGATCGACATTTTGCTGCTGAGTGGAATTGGAGGCCGGAGTGGGAGAGGGAGGTTAGGAGGAGTGGTGGGGCGAAGAAGTGA